The following nucleotide sequence is from Mauremys reevesii isolate NIE-2019 unplaced genomic scaffold, ASM1616193v1 Contig22, whole genome shotgun sequence.
tgtgctgtttaggaaagacagaaattaaggcaaaggtggtggagtagcattgtatatcaatgatgaggttaactgtaaagaaataagaagtcatggaatggataagacagagtctatgtgggcaaaaatcacaatgggaaagaaagctactagaatCTCCCCTCGCCGGGagctgatttggatatggatagagacctctttcatgtttttaatgaagtaaacattaatgggaattgtgtgattatgggagactttaacttcccagatatagagtggaggacaagtgctagtaataatagtagggctcagatttttctggatgtgatagctgatggattcctttatcaagtagttgaagagccaacaagaggggatgccattttagatttggtttgggtgagtagtgaggacctcatagaagaaatgattgtaggggacaaccttggttcgagtgatcgtGAGCTAACTCAGTTCaagctagatggaaggataaacaaaaatagatctgggactagggttttttatttcaaaagggctaactttaaagaatgaaggaaattagttagggaagtggattggactgaagaacttgtggatctaaaggtggaggaggcctggaattacttcaagtcaaagttgcagaaactgtcagaagcctgcatcccaagaaaggggaaaaaattcataggcaggagttgatgaccaagctggatgagcaagcatctcagagagatgattaagaaaaagcagaaagcctacaaggagtggaagacgggagtgatcagcaaggaaagctaccttattgaggtcagaacatgtaggaataacgttagaaaggcaaaggccaaaagccatgtagagttggaccttgcaaagggaattaaaaccaatagtaaaaggttcaatagccatataaataagaagaaaacaaagacagaagaagtgggaccgctaaacactgaggatggagtggaggttaaggataatctaggcatggcccaatatctaaacaaatactttgcctcagtctttaatgaggctaatgaggagcttagggataatggtaggatgacaaatgggaatgaggatatggaggtagatattaccacatccgaggtagaagccaaactcaaacaccttaatgggactaaattggagggcccagataatcttcacccaagaatattaaaggaactggcacatgaaattgcaagcccattagcaagaatttttaatgaatcagtaaactcaggggttctACTGGACAACTGGGGaactgctaacatagttcctatttttaagaaagggaaaaaacgtgatccaagtaactataggcctgttagtttgacatctgtagtatgcaaggtcttggaaaaatttttgaaggagaaagtagttaaggacattgaggtcagtggtaattgggacaaaatacgacatggttttacaaaaggtagatcgtgccaaaccaacctgatctccttctttgagaaggtaacagattttttagacaaaggaaacgcagtggatctaatttacctcgatttcagtaaggcacttgatacggttccacaggggaaattattagttaaattggaaaagatggggatcaagatgaaaattgaaaggtggataaggaactggttaaaggggagactacaacaggtcatactgaaaggtgaactgtctgGCTGGacggaggttactagtggagttcctcagggatcggttttgggaccaatcttatttaatctttttattactgaccttggcacaaaaagtgggaatgtgctaataaagctgggaggtattgctaacacagagaaggaccgggatatcacacaggaagatctggatgaccctgtaaactggagtaatagtaacaggatgaaatttaacagtgaaaagagcaaggtcatgcatttagggattaagaacaagaattttggttataaatcggggacgcatcatttggaagtaacagaggaggagaaggaccttggagtattggttgatcacaagatgactatgagccgccaatgtgatatggccatgaaaaaagctaatgcggttttaggatgcatcaggcgagatatttccagtaaagataaggaggattagtaccgttatacaaggcactggtgagatctcatttggaatattttgtgcagttctggtctcccatgtttaagaaggatgaattcaaactagaacaggtacagagaagggctactaggatgatccaagaaatggaaaacctgtcttatgtaaggagactcaaagagcttggcttgtttagcctaatcaaaagaaggctgaggggagatctgattgctctttataaatatatcagaaggataaatatcagggagggagaggaattatttaagcttagtaccaatgtggacacaagaacaaatagatataaactggacactaggacgtttagagttgaaattagacgaaggtttctaaccattagaggagtgaaattctggaacagtcttccaaggggactagcgggggcaaaagacatatctggcttcaagactaagcttgataagtttatggagggaacggtatgatgggatagcctaattttggcaattaatttggcaattgacctttgattattagcaggtaaatatgcccagtggtctgtgatgtgattttagatggggtgggatctgagttactacagagaattctttcctgggtgctggctggtgagtcttgcccacatgctcagggtttaactgatcgccatatttggggtcgggaaggatttttcctccagggcagattggcagaggccctggaggtttttcaccttcctctgcagcatggggcacgggtcacttgctggaggattctctcacctggaggtctttaaaccacgatatgaggacttcagtaactcagacacaggttaggggtttgttacaggagtgggtgggtgaggttctgtggcctgcgttgtgcaggaggtcagactagatgatcataatggccccttctgaccttaaagtctatgagtctaagagaactggggctggctgagcagggagattgGGCCAAGGAGCCTTAATTCCAGCATATACGAATATTTGAGTGCTTTTGCGTGTAATCCATATATGCACGTGCACACCCCCCCAGGCATCCAGGCCTttcaagaaataatcaaatatttgggatgagcattaaagtgggaagattgacctcattcccatttaccaagttaatgagcacctggcatgagatcacagatttgatcataccaacaattttaagtttaccattatgcccagatctttgttatgtgccaagctttattcattttatttacattgatgaccttgtcttcactatattcatggcagatataaaggaggtatgaataacacggcatatcttcaaactcacttggagagataaatacattatgtggatttcccatgccctgcacattcagatacattttgacgatcagttacctttggtgatttgctgccaccagctgtcggTTTAGAGATCTTGGCAAAATTATCTGACCTGCCTTTCTGTAAACGTTGGCCATATGGTGACAAATTTTGGCTTTGAGCAGCAAGACGGGGACTGGTCTTTAGGTTTAGCGCTGTTCTGCGCAAAACACAGGGGTTGGTTTTCCCAGTAGGAATAtcagcaaagcctgaaaaataaacaacagccatgaaccacagttgattaaattactttattgttccaatcaatctgatcttgctcaattcaagatggagatgacaacgggtaataatttaagaaagtaaaatggCATTTACTCACTGAATAACATAGAATGGGGGAATGATTAGGACTATCTTGCGTTCCTAGAATTTTATAGGTGAACTCAGGCAAGGGTGTGGATCTGTGCAACAGCAACTCTACTAAAATGGCAAAAAGAGTTTTCCCcaagcaaatgttctctttttcctttaaagggacaccattaactggaaaatcatttccatctgaaaacgatGTCTCTTCTATTGTTCTACATAGAGCCGGCCAGAGGGAGACAATTCTGTTTTGCGACCCCTTTCgaggtttcagaatttgtttttattctagattggaatgaaaacataagcctttcaaatgctttcataaaatgaaattgaatcaaaaaacatcaggctttcaatttgggggccttcctccctgctcagcaaaaactttgtccgaatcaatacatctccgtaatacatttcggctttgacaatgcagcacatttcaatgaaaaaacatttagctaaaaatgtttaagcaaaaatttccccccttcctatcaaccagaagaaaaaggtgttttatattgggaatggctgggcctagaatccctctcttgcaacctatacgagggctgaatttggccaatGATGTCCAAGTTTTTACAATGCTTCCAAGTCACACCTATGACAACACGATTATTTAGATAAGCGCGCGCACACGCTCTCCCCAGTGTGGACCGTTCTCCTCTAAAGAAGTAACAATGACCTTTTCTGACCAGCTCCGGGAGTCCGTCTGGCTCATACTCTTGCtcgttgtcctgggtcagtgaatgtGCCACCTCATCAGCACCTGACCAAAGGAAAGAGTCATTAcctgtacaaataactttaaggagactctggaaagatgcgtttagaatgcaatgatctcaATCATTCATTTGTTAATGAAGTACATAAGATGTGTGTTTGTGCAACCACAGTCAACTATACCAGAGCTTCAGaagctatactgatttatgaggatctggcccctcatctgaatcaaatgtaataatggatgttttgaaaacatgtgttctaaataaatgcattaaggtgagaaacaggatcatgattaaggctatgttttagtcatgggtatttttagtaaaagtcacggacaggtcacgggcaataaacaaaaagtcagggccccgtgacccctccatgacttttactgaaaatacctGGGATTAATCTTACCGCCTGGGAGAGGGGAcgctcctgaagactgctggggagtggagagagagagcagggcaatgctggtgcagggggggaaggggtggctcaggccccaccaccactagtcccagactgctgctccagggaccgtgcctggggctgactgagcaacgggcttccccagctgctgggatcctgggatcagctgcaccagcactgcaaaattcacagaggtcacagaaaccgtgacttccatgaatgatttgcagccttacaatcattctagtagagcatttccttcttcaactacCCCAGACTTGGCTTGTGCTCCTTTAATAGAGCATTATGGTCCGCAATTTGTTTCGGCAACattgctttttccttccccagctgcttacaggattgcatccatgtcttcagtttactgtgagcgaatccattttgcttcttcagttgatctaaagccttcagattgtctagctataaaataaaaaaaaaattttagttgctaataggaaaattcattcttctgtctaagcattatactctcactaatggcatctcacctgccattaaaagttcagtgcaactaaaaatccaaacaaaagttataatatgaatttgtacagtagagttcacttagtaatatacaattgaattatagcagcttctaattccaacagagaaacattaaatcatgtttattggaaagctacgtgtgtgtagatttccttgatagagaaatcataatctaaatataatattcaaaataaccaAATGACAGAACCCAGCCGAATAGCATGTGGTCCAGGCATGTTTGTCCACCCTATGTGCATTGGGgtgccaaaataaatggatggtagatatctggcagccttataaaacgcacttcaggataatgtaaatatcaaacacagtgctccatcagctgggcatggAGTGAGTACTGTAACTCAAGCCTGCTTGCCACAACACCGGCTCcacactgtgctacatgagtgctTTTTGATGTGTATTTCTGAAGCGAGAGCATAGAACTACAGTCCTCATTCACCACAAATGGAGGTAGAAAAAGATTGTAGGCTAGAAAACGCAGAGGGAATTGATAAGAAAAAATTCACCTAGATGGACAGGTTTAAAAACGTTTCCCCTTCTGCTCGGCAGTAAACACCAACCTCTTCTGGGCACACACTGTCTAAAGTGCTCTTCAATCCTTCAATGCTGAGCAAGCCtatggagagggggaggagagtcCAAACTCCTTTCCTTGGTAAAGCCTGGGTCCTTGACCTGATAAACGGACAGggacaattcccactccattgtgaCCTAAAATTTGGGACCCCTTCTCTGCTTGAAAGAGGGTCCCAGACTGAAAAGCAGAGATGAACAAATTACATTACCCTGCCACCTGAGAATGGGCTTCACAGAAGTAACACATCTCTCTGCACACCCAGATATACTCgggtgggagagaagggaggcagtgagtctgatacagagcactccaggagacccgta
It contains:
- the LOC120393541 gene encoding centromere protein F-like — encoded protein: MQSCADEVAHSLTQDNEQEYEPDGLPELVRKGFADIPTGKTNPCVLRRTALNLKTSPRLAAQSQNLSPYGQRLQKGRSDNFAKISKPTAGGSKSPKVDDTQRCQAETTIEPMESRSRSPLCINKQPTKAVAETSRENLNTHKGRCSFSRKTLPDRNEQDKNCMVQ